CAAGGGTGGGGTAAATGTGACAGTCTCTTCCCAGGTCTCGTTGTGGTCAAGGGTTATATGCTGCAGGTTTTCTGGAAGGGGAAGCAACTGGTTTTCAAGCCTTACTTGCATTGTGTAATTTACAGGCCTGTATTCATGGTTTACAATGCCAACAATCATGGTCCCACTCTGCCCGAGCGTGTAATCTGTAGTGTAATTGTCAGCTATTCCTTGCGGACCAAGCACGTAAAATTCGGTAAAGTGTTCTCCTTCTTTTGGAGTTAAGATTACATACTCCAGGGTTGCGACAGACATGAGAATTGACAGGATAAGGATAATCGTGAGAGCTCTGTCCAGCTTTGACTCCGGTTTCTCAAGGATCTCGTTTTTGAGCGAAAGGGCAGCTGCGCTGAAAGAAATCTCGAAAGCCTCAGTTTCAGGAAGGCTTGCCCGCCTTATATATGCAAGCCAGCACATGATAAATATGAATATGGATAGGCATACAAGCACAGGAAGGAGCCTGATCCCAAAAGGCGTATAATTGAGGACAAGCCCTATCAGGGGCACTATTGCAATGCTTAGC
This region of Methanosarcina flavescens genomic DNA includes:
- a CDS encoding DUF1616 domain-containing protein, with protein sequence MTGKRIPSDLLIVIGLVLLTDIFVLAPGINETILRNVLGLPLVLFLPGYALIAALFPAKSDLDGIERTALSFGLSIAIVPLIGLVLNYTPFGIRLLPVLVCLSIFIFIMCWLAYIRRASLPETEAFEISFSAAALSLKNEILEKPESKLDRALTIILILSILMSVATLEYVILTPKEGEHFTEFYVLGPQGIADNYTTDYTLGQSGTMIVGIVNHEYRPVNYTMQVRLENQLLPLPENLQHITLDHNETWEETVTFTPPLVGQNMKLEFLLFNETDKTTPYRDLHLWINVNENENS